tggaaacgtattatacgatacgacctttgtaggaatcgtatatcgtatcgcgaatattcgtaagctgggcgacacgaataaatcgtatcgtacgacagtgattcgtcgtatacgaaacgataaataatatatcaaaaatatattaaatcgcgaatacgaagggcatcggagttgccggcccgtcgagccaagcacgtaagcatgcaaggcccaacgagccagcaagctcgcgagcaagggcgagcaaggccaacccattgggcgcgagcacgcaatagcgcacagcagcgacgagcgagcaaggcccacggcccagctgcttggcgcgcgcgctgtgggcttcggcctgcagtgtgtcgctgggcgcgggcgtgcggtccgtgttgcttggcttgcacggcttgctagccggccttgcttcttagcttggtcggttagtaaggttatgaaaataaccttacaacctaatttccaacttaacacaattcatattactaaaaccctagagacacagagaaccctaattctctctgtgcctccaaagtgagttcttcccaaaagcaaagtatcttgatcaattgtctaagctacgattatcaagacggatctggtcgtgtcggtgaaccaagtagaggaacgacaagtggagttctttgttcgtgttcgttgacagattattgtggaaaacacgcttcgaatgtaagtttgcttaatctgtgctttatacatgtttcctggctttggggattgttccacacatgttattatgtttaactgtattcccctacactcaTGTGGACTCACATGATTTTATCAGATGGGTTCACACCTCCACGGGCATTTTCAATGTTAAAACCGCTTACTTCTCCCAATTTGGTTCCTCTTCTACTGTCCCTCAATCCCTTTCTATTGCCTGGCGTTCAATTAGGAAAGTTAGGGTCCCTTTCAAATATAAAATGTTATTATGGAATGTTTGTCACCAAATTCTTCCAGTAGCTGATAAGCTCTTTCACAGAATCAAGTTAATTTCCCCAGTATGCTCCAGGTGTGGAGTGTACAATGAAACTCACTTGCACCTTTTCAGGGATTGTTGGAGTCCAGTATAGTCTGGAATTTTATATTTCAACGACTATTTTCTGCAGCACAAATTGACTTCAGCTCGTTTTTTAATCTGGCTTGGGAAGACTGGATTTGCTGGAACTTGGATCAAGATCTGAACTGGCGAGTTGTTTTTGCCACAGCTATATGGCACATTTGGATTTCCAGAAATAGAGCAGTTTTTGAGCAAAAAATGTTTAAACCATTTTTTGTATATTCTGCTTTCTTTGTTGACTACATAATTACTAACACCGTATTGCAGGGTCAAGGCAAAGAACCATTAACCCCTCCATCAGCAGGTTATTTGAAACTGAATGTAGATGGTAGCTGGAAGGCTCTCAATGAAGCAGGGGGTGGTGGCGTTTTCAGGGGGGAAATGGGAATTGGTACATGGCCTTCGCGAGCAAATTCAGTGTCATTACTCCCTTGGCTACTGAGCTTTATACCATAAGAGAGGGCTTGATGATGGCGGTGGACTACGACATTAGACAGTTGGAGCTTGATACAGATGCCAAAACTCTAGTGACTTTGCTTAATACAGTGGACCACACTTATCATCACGAGCTTTCACCAGTAATCAAGGATGTTGTTTGCTTAATGAATCGTATTCCTTCGTTGGAAATTAAGCACACTTCCAGGACCAACAATCAGGTGGCACATAAACTAGCAGAATACTCCACCTCAATGGCACTTGGGTACAAACTCTTTCTCAATCCACCCCCTTTTGTGGATCAAGCTTTTCAGGCGGACCTGAATTCTGTTCACCTCAATGGAGGTCAGAGTGACTTAGGAGATCAGGCACAGGATAGGCAGATCATTGATTTAGAAGCTCCTCCACCACCAGAAGTTTCTTCGCAGGACACAGTTACAACGAGTATAATGTTTGGCACCATTCCAACAACGGTGACAACTTCGGTTTCAAGTTTAACAAGGAAGAAGCGTTGGGATGTTGGGAAGGATACACAGGGTGATGCCACTGATGGATAGAAGCCACTGGCTTTTGCTCTTTTGCTTTTATGTATGGTAGATGGAAGTAGTGGTAGTTGTAGTTTAGTTTGGGAGATGATTGCAACTGGTTCAATGCTTTACATGGTAGGATCTAGTGGTTGTAGCTCTCGTTTTTGGGCAGCAAGTTTTTGGGATATGCCCTTTTTGTATAAAACATTACCTATCTAGTTTAATATAATTTCTCGTTTATGCGTAAAAAGATAGTGGATCAAGATTTGATGATGATTCTGGATCTTCTTCGAATGACGCTCAAATCAAGAAGCAAGTGAGACAATAAGAAAGTAACATGTTGAGCCGTTTGAGCAGCCATCATTTACATTTTTATCCAAGTTAATTCGGGAAACACCGGGGAAGTACCAACAGCGCGtttcctgtgagaccagtcacaccatcaacttgatggtgtgacgagcgcgaaaccaatatcGTACCTTccctaaaactatataaaaaaaagtaacaggtctaaactatagaagtaacatacctaaactaaaaaagtacctcctttaaaattataagaaaaaaagagtaaaaacatgtctaaactatagaagtaacatacctaaactaaaaatgtacctcccctaaaactattccgtataaaaaaaagtaacatgtctaaactatagaagtaacatacctaaaccaaaaaagtacctcatctaaaattataaaaaaaagtaacatgtctaaagtatagaagtaacatacctaaactaaaaagatatCTCCccaaaactactccgtataaaaaaaataacatgtataaactatagaagtaacatacctaaactaaaaaaaagtacctcctctaaaattataaaaaaaaaataacatgtctaaactatagaagtaacatacctaaattcgcaagtgtgaaccggtctcaccatcagttgatggtgaggacaatctcatataagaatttgggaagTAACAATGCTCGATGGAAAGAAAACTATGTAACTAGCAAATGGTTGCAGTATCCACGATAGATGACATATCTCTCTCGGGATGACTGGATGAGCAAATACGACCCTCATATCAAAGATATGTACACCAGTAACCTAATAGAGAGCCTGACATACTCCACCAGATGAAAAGTAACACTATATTTGAAGATTTCATAGGGGCAATGCACAGACTACATTGAATACATACTCTGCAAATTCTAGAGAAATGACAATACACATGCAGCATCTCCGATAGGAGTAGTACTTGATTTGCAGAGAGATGCAAAGAAATCAACCCAAAATTAAGTCATAAACCTCCCGACAATTATACAGGTTAGTTGCAACGAGGAAGCCCTTCATATAAAATCACAGTGACACCACATCTATAACCAAATACTtcatataatttctaaacatacaaaaaCCAAAACATGTGGATTGCTACATAAGATCACATAGACACCACATTTAAAAGGTGTGTCACTATCTAACCTAACGTACTATCCTCGCTCCATCCATGGATACAATGACAAGTTTCACCAGCACCTGATATATACTCTCGACCTAATATATAATGTGCttgccacaaaaaaaaaaacaaaaaaaaaaaaacaaaaaaggctGGATATGCACCCAAAATTAGGAAATGCCCAATTAATAAGATCATTGCCCTTGAAAATTAAACCTCCTATTGTTACCTTCATTCCAGTAAACAGATGGTTGGTCATCCCTTTGTAACCTTGGGCCCTTATGGTTTGCTACATAGTGATCAGGGCCTTCTCTTTTTCGGCAACCTGAAGTGACGTGTCCTTGTCCTCTATGGATATTTATGGAATCTTTCGGCCCCCAGTTATACTTATCCCTTGGTTTTTGTCCCCACTGGCTGCTCCTACCATTTGGCATTCTGCTACCCCGATATTCTTGAGGTCTATTTCTATTACTGTTACTCCAATAGCTGGTACTGTGTACCTCTTCTGTCTCTTGTTTCCAACTCCTTGAACTTGCTCCACAGTCTTGCCAACCAGAGCTTTCTTTTCTCCATGCGTTACCATCAGCATGCAAGTTACTCGACATTTCAGTGTATTTATTTGGTCGTAAATCCGGGGGAATACCCCATTCACCTCCGCAGGTATTATCCTTAACAACTTCATTCCCCCGACTGCAATGGTTTTCCCAAGGATCTTCTTTATCACTTTTCAACTTGCTTGTATGATTAACGGAATTATCCAACTGATTCCAACCTGTAGCTTTATCCTTGACAGCTCCATCATTGTGTATGTGATGACAATCCCAAGGGTCATCATCTTTATTTGACTTGCTTGCGCCATTATCAGAACTATCCCACTGGCCCCACCCTGATGCTTTATTTTTCTGTACATAACCATGTTCCCGATGATCATCAACATCAGCAGCCCGTTCACAATTTCCTCCTTTTGATCTATTAGTATAAGGTAAATGATACTTATCATCTGGATTGAAGTACGCTTTATCTAACTCCTTTGCTATATCTGGATCTATATAAGGGTTCCAATTTATTTCATCAATATACATATCTGGATTAGGGAGTTGGGTTTCACATGAAAGGCCATTGGTCTCTTCCCAAAAGCGTGTTTTGGCAATATTAAATGCCTCTTCTCCAGCAGAATCATCCCAGCTTAACACATTACTATTACTATGGCAATTCATGAAGTTCTTTGTACTCAATACTTTCTTCCACGGCATCCTTCCCACCAGATAGCAAAACTTCTTCTCCCACATTGGCACATTATCCTGCCAAACCTCTGATGTATGGAGGGTAAAGTAACATTTCAGATCACAGCACCACTGTACATAATCCATGCAACATCCAAGATAATTCAAAGTGAAAATTTTAGTGATACATAGAAGTAAGTTATAAACAGACATAACAATGGAAACATGCACATACACGCATGCACAAGGTTACCTACACGGAATAAATATGGTAACCTAATCAGTTTTGTGACTGCGAGATAATTCATCCGCTGTAACGTTTTATTGTTGCAGAAGCGGCATCTCATGGGTGTTAGACTCATTTTGTTGTCATCCCGGCATACAGAAAATGCTTCATCTTCTCATTGAAATTCAAGGGTATTGGAAAATATCCTTTATATCTTAGCTTacatataatttttaataaatatctTGTTACTTCGTATTTCGTAAGGAAGCAAGAGGGCTAAACATGTCTAGTAACTGAGATTTGAGTTTAGTCGTTTaaactttttacactattcacatattttaCTTCGACTATTGATGGTGGTTTAtatgtaagataaaacatagtcatgtaagatattgttagattcgtcttaatgtgtattttcaaaacattAACTTTTTCAAATTTTGGCTTAAAGAGAATCAaatatattaatgatcaaagttgtgcattggcatttGTGAAAGTGATCAACATAGCGAGTAAAAACaaatggaggaagtacttaGTATATAAATTCAATTGTGGGCCTTTGTGGCATGCGCTAACAGGTTTCAAAACGGATTGCACCGATTAATTTGGTAAAACATTTGCAAAATTAGCTACATCAAATATGGAGAAATTAAAGAAAACAGCTAACTAATTAATATTAGACCATCTTACACCCGCATGAGACAGTTTATAACCAATGTCGTGGAAtggtaaaataaaatagaacggCATTTCAAGGAGCAAATTAAAAGTCAATTACACAACAACCACCGCAAAATGGAGCACCTTGTTTTAATTTCATAATGTCAAAAGGCATAAGCAATGTtcaaatcaagaattcaagaccAGCAAGGCAGCAACCATAGATGCAAGATTTGTTTTTTCAAATTCTAGCACATCTAAGCCTTTCAAAATGTAACAGCAATTGAAAGTGTAACAAACCAAAAAATACGCTGGCAGAGTGATCCCATATTGTTAGTTAGAAAGAATAGAACTCTGCAATGACCTGATATTATGGAGAGGGGTAGTTCAGGAAATAGCTTATAAAAGTTAGTAGGGGTATCAGGGGAATAAGTTAGCGGGTAGTTAGGGAAGTAGTACTATATATATAGAGGTTATTTGACAGAGAATGATATGTTGAATATTGTGGATTAATTTGGTTGAGCATTTAAGAGCTCATTGGGAGAGAAATCAAGCCTCTCGAATGCTTGAACATCGGTTACTTCTTGTACTTTTGGTTTATTAATCAAATCTTCATTAATCTCTTGCCTTTTGGTCTATTATCTATGCTAATTCATAGCAAATGGTATCACAGCAGTACAATGCCGGGAGATTAAGTTGTTGAttttcacacaaaaaaaaagagaaaaaaagatGGAGGTTGTCGGAGATTGTGCGGGTCAATAAATGCAAATATGAATACGAGAGGAGTTCTCCTACATCACACGAAAGAGAAACCGGGGAATTACAGAATTAGAAGAGCGGAAAATCCGGCAAGAGCTCCAAATTCATGAGTTTAATGGGAGAAATTCAAAGGAATGGATCCTTCAGTTGGaggattttatttgattttttctaGTTGAATGACGGGGAGAAGTTCAAGGTTGCCATTATCGGACTCGGTGATGAAGCGTTGCGGTGGGTTCAAGGGGAACACCACTTCCTGCCTTTCCATAGTTGGCAAGAATTGAAGGGCCAAGTGATGCTACACACTTTGGTTCATCACCAAACTGTAGATTCTCGTCGGAGTACCAGAATGAGGAGGTTGATTGAGTAGAAAAGGAAAAGGAGGTAGTGAAAATAGATTTGGAAATATCAAAGTGCATAAAACATTCAGAATTTGAGGACATCTCCAAATCAAGAGAGGAGCAAAGCCCAATGGGTGGTTGTTTTGATGGAAGTTCTGAGAAAATGGAGGTGAAGAACAGTAGATCCGAATATTATTTGGGAATTTTTGAGGAAGGTTTTGCCGAAGAACATAGGGGAGATGGGGGTTGTGATttcgtgatgattgagagtggaAATTTGAGATATGAGTCTGACGGTTTTTATGGTGGTCTGCCTCAAGGAATATTTGAGCGAGGTAGCGTCGGAGGCTGTGGTTCTGGTGTTGGGCCAAGTAGGTTCGGGTGCGGCTGCgctggaggtggaggtggaCGATCTGTAGGCTATTCCAACAGTTACAGGCCTAAGGGTAGAACCACCGTTTGTGGTGGCCTGAATAGGGATAGAGAAGGATTCACGAAGGGCGGATCACCGGCAAGTGGGTCGCGGGGTGGACCTGGGTATTCATCAAGCACAGGTACCGGAAATAGTTCAAGCTTCGTCGCCGGCAAAAAAGTTGTTGGTGAAGTAGGGTGGTGCTCATGGTGGGCCGCTCCACAGATTTTCCAGAAGTGGGCAAGGGATTGTTAGGTCACCTGACGAAAATTGCTAGATTATTTGGAGGAGATGACCCGGGTACCCACCCAACTATGCTTCGAGGAGTAAAGCACAAGGAAAGTTTTGTGTTGGCCC
This sequence is a window from Spinacia oleracea cultivar Varoflay chromosome 1, BTI_SOV_V1, whole genome shotgun sequence. Protein-coding genes within it:
- the LOC110793234 gene encoding uncharacterized protein isoform X2; translation: MNLALTLRLWCCDLKCYFTLHTSEVWQDNVPMWEKKFCYLVGRMPWKKVLSTKNFMNCHSNSNVLSWDDSAGEEAFNIAKTRFWEETNGLSCETQLPNPDMYIDEINWNPYIDPDIAKELDKAYFNPDDKYHLPYTNRSKGGNCERAADVDDHREHGYVQKNKASGWGQWDSSDNGASKSNKDDDPWDCHHIHNDGAVKDKATGWNQLDNSVNHTSKLKSDKEDPWENHCSRGNEVVKDNTCGGEWGIPPDLRPNKYTEMSSNLHADGNAWRKESSGWQDCGASSRSWKQETEEVHSTSYWSNSNRNRPQEYRGSRMPNGRSSQWGQKPRDKYNWGPKDSINIHRGQGHVTSGCRKREGPDHYVANHKGPRLQRDDQPSVYWNEGNNRRFNFQGQ
- the LOC110793234 gene encoding uncharacterized protein isoform X1 codes for the protein MGKWDRRNYARPRRRYYQDYQWSPPRDEPCPDPETEVWQDNVPMWEKKFCYLVGRMPWKKVLSTKNFMNCHSNSNVLSWDDSAGEEAFNIAKTRFWEETNGLSCETQLPNPDMYIDEINWNPYIDPDIAKELDKAYFNPDDKYHLPYTNRSKGGNCERAADVDDHREHGYVQKNKASGWGQWDSSDNGASKSNKDDDPWDCHHIHNDGAVKDKATGWNQLDNSVNHTSKLKSDKEDPWENHCSRGNEVVKDNTCGGEWGIPPDLRPNKYTEMSSNLHADGNAWRKESSGWQDCGASSRSWKQETEEVHSTSYWSNSNRNRPQEYRGSRMPNGRSSQWGQKPRDKYNWGPKDSINIHRGQGHVTSGCRKREGPDHYVANHKGPRLQRDDQPSVYWNEGNNRRFNFQGQ